The genomic stretch gcggcctCTACCCGCTGCTTCTTCCTGGGATCCCGTTCTGCAGctctggcgccggcgccggcgagaagCCCGCTAGTTTCGTGGTGCTGGACGCCGGCGAGGTGAGTGATGCGACGCGCGTGCGCCCTGTTGATTAAATGATGGGTTGTCCTTTGATCCTTGTAATCTTGGTTTTCGCAGGCGGCGGGCACCTCAGCGGCGAAAGCCGCCGGCGAGATCgctagcaccaccaccgccaccaatTTGCACGGGTCAAGTTCATGGTACGTATGATTGATTGCATCTGCGAGTAGTACTTTTATGTGGTTGACCATCCCGTTAGGGTTTCTTGGTCCCCGGGGCGGTGGAGATTTCGCACGCGCTGAACTGATTGGGATCGCTTATATGATGGGGTGATGAGCAGGTGGaagggctcggcggcggcggcgggggagaaaGGGCGGATGAaggtgaggaggaagatgagggagccGAGGTTCTGCTTCCAGACCAGGAGCGACGTGGATGTGCTGGACGACGGCTACAAGTGGAGGAAGTACGGCCAGAAGGTTGTCAAGAACAGCCTCCATCCAAGGTAGTACTCCATATCTCGTGATGCATTCATATACACAATGGCGGAAATGAATGCTAACCCTAATGCCATGTTTGGGTTTGGAGCGTGAATGTTTACCGCCGGTGGCGGTGCTATGGAAAAAGTGAGATGTTCTCCACAAAATTCATGTCGATTTACTAAATCTATCGCTTTCCACGCAAGCAATCTAAACTCTAGTTCAGGAGCGTGAGGGTGCTCTTCCACCTCATGCCTGATCTTGTTTTTAGATGTCAGAAATCATATGCTTGCTttacctgaaaaaaaaaagagaaatcataTGCTTGCTTGCGAAACAATGAATGAATCATACTCCTGAACTAGTACATGATACCGACCATACGAGTGAACTAATTAGTATGTCATAGTAGGTTGCGGAGTCAGCATTTTTCGGTGGATTACTGTCTGCTAGTTGAGTTCTCTCATTATATCAGTGAtattttcacaatttttggTATCAGTGAAACAATGAAGATTGGAATAAAATGAACCAAAGACTTGGCTTGAGATCCATTTTATGAATCAAATTTCTAAATATGaccatacaacatatttacaaTTTTAAGATTGGCCATATGAAAATTTATTGCTTGATTTATTATTGTAAATAATTTTATAATTCCATATGGAAATAATGTCTTGCATTTCATATTTTAGAgactcaaaaaagaaaagaaacaaaagagaaaTAGATCAGAAAGCCTTAGACTGCAGATTACTGAGAGTGATCGTGTGGATTTTCTCTGCCTTGTGCTTCGGTGAACATGGCAGTGATGATCTATTGTCCATTAGCTCCTAGCTTCTTAGTGGGAGGGCTGCTAATAAAATTATGACACCATCATAAGGAATATATACTGCTTGAAGAGGATCATCCAATCTGGTGTATTTTAGGTGTGCTTCACGGCTTGCTTTTTTGAATGTGTATTTGCatgagaaaaaaatagtttagaAGTTTTTAAGTGACACGTGCAACAtattaacatgaatatttcagaTAAAGTTGCCATCGGTCTATGATAATTAAATAACTTTACGCCTAGAGATTTGATCATCTTTTATTTGTACTATGACATTGGGACACTTGGTGCATACAGGTAAAGGCAGCTATGCTATATTGGTTAGATAAGTGTTTTTCATTAATTCATTTCGCCTAAGCACATATCAGAAAAAAGATGTTGCTGCGAGTCACACTACGGAACCTATTTCGAAAAGAAAACAAGAGTCAGGCCATGCAATACTACAAATTGAAACGATTGACGCATGTTGCTGGAGTCTCAAATTAATATCAGTTTCAAGAATGTGTAAAGAGATCTTTTCCACCTGCTAGGTCTAAGTTCTGATCATGCATCATCCACGACATGCTCTAGTAAAACCCATCATCATTCATGATCTGCAACAATAGGACACACGCATGCACATGAAGCAGTGCGTATGGATGCGCTGGGGCAAATGCCAAATGGTGCCCACATTTTCACAGAAGGATGTTTCTTCTCAGACACTCTCAATGCGCCGTAGGAAAGGCAAGCCGGCCTGTCCATATGATCGTTGGCCCGTAGCATCTTTGAAATTTGGTTCAGGCCGGCTACTTATCTCATTCGTAAGCTAGTGTTTTCTTTTGCCGGCCTGTTCATGTTTTGTCTATGTGTTGAGAATGCTTTTGAATAATGCCAGAATAGTCCAAAATTCCTGCGCATATACAACGGCGATCAAAAAGTCAGTTTCTACAACGGCGATCAAAAGTCAGTGAAACTGCTCATGGGCTAGTATACACATTGGAGCTCCCTGGCAAATAGATTCGATCTGGTTTGGAAATTTATCACGCGGAAAGAATTAAACTTAATTTTCAGAGTTCTTCATGCATATGATTGAGGACCAAAGCACATGTGGGTCTCAAACTGACCACTTAGCATTGTTTTCCATTATGCCCCGGACATGGTGAATTATGCTAGCGAACATATTTTTGGTGGTAAATTGGTAACGGGTGAACAAGATATATCTCAGCCGTTTCCATACCAGCTGCATGCGCGAATTTTGGATTTACTAAGAGGCTGGCACTAAATTCGAACAAAAAAGGCTTATAACAGTTTGACAATATGCtttgtatatatatgcatgctGAAAGGCCTCAAGTTCTCTTCATCTAATTTTTCATACAATATATATACATGTGCTACTTTTAGATCAAAATTTTGATAAACATCCATAATTTGTGATCTCAGTTCGCTGACGAACCCTTTATGTTATTTGAATGCGCGCAGGAGCTACTACCGGTGCACCCACAGCAACTGCCGCGTGAAGAAGCGGGTGGAGCGGCTGTCGGAGGACTGCCGCATGGTGATCACCACCTACGAGGGCCGCCACACCCACACCCCCTGCAgcgacgacgccgacggcgccggcgaccacACCGGCAGCTGCGCCTTCACCTCGCTCTAGAGATCGATCACACGAGCGAGGTTAAATGCTGATGCATAAGCAGGTTAAATGTTCTTGTGCCTGTGCATCTGATGAAGATAATAGCATGCAGCAACTAATGCTGTGATATTTGGACGATGCACCAAGATGTTGCTGCGAGGTTCCATCGATCCTATTCTACTGGTGACTTTGGTTACATGCATGATTGCGTCAGAACATCTGATGCTGTTAGAACGGTACGCGTGCCTGCTTTAGACATGGCTGCCATGCACGTGAGGCACAGAAAGTGAGGCCATACTACGGGAAACTGGGCATGGGTCCTATCCTCTAGTATCTCCTCCAGTACAGGTTAGTTTTTATTAGTTTTTGACCTGTATCAGGTAGTAcccttagtaccagttggtccttagtaccagttggtaaggttattttttttacttggtaCTAGGTCTGACGGCTAGTTCCAGACCCTAGGAGCTCCTCGTGACTCTTTTAGTATCGGTTTGGggtttcaaccggtactaaaggtcatccATTAGTATTGGGTGGTTTCCTCGTGACTCCTTTAACATTGGTTGtgggcttcaaccggtactaaagattacctattagtatcgggtggagttTACCTATTAGTATCGGATGGAGCTTCTACTAGTATCGAGTGGAGCCTCCACCGGTACTAGTGTGCCTGAGGACCGTCGGTcgtcggggatagatcctcagtacgtgcaaggaaggaaggaagaagatacaCTTCTgttaggattcccctataatcctactaggactcgtaCCTTGTAACTAATTAGAAATCCCGCctcctgaagtatataaagacCCGCctcctgaagtatataaagaaaaccgactagtaattccacctctggagtatataaaggagggtaggggtccctGGATCGGTAAGTCAAGACCTATTAGAACCATAATAGAGgactaaatcctcaacaccaaacaacacccaaatagAGGATCAAATTATCAACACCAAACAAAATTAAaacgcagggcgcaatatacaacacccaaataggacgtagggatTACAGTACTCTGGTGGCATGAACTTGTATAAATCTACGTCttatgtcctcacttttaccttcacgTCCCAAGTCTGGCGATCCCCACCAACTAATCTACTAACTCGgaatacccctcagtaggttgccggttATAAAACATTGACAGTAGGAGCCCCAATCAGTACTAActttcctcctataaatcatgcgtcttcctcctcctgcccgagccatttcCTTTAGCTTGGGCTTTATCCATTCAtgcaaaataggggaggtgttgccggatttttgaccatttcgtggggatttcacttattcaagtgttctaaaggttagaaacttcatcctcccttgatacatagttagtatactaagttttatgttttagaagtaatttgtgatttctagaataaggtacaatagagaaaattttcatttatatgcatgtattatttagagctcatatttgtgatttttagaataagctataatTTTTTGGATACTATGTTTTGTAtttgtcaaagaaattgatatgaggttagaggaataatttcatagtttagtgctttacaaatatgagctaaataaattatggggaaaaatataatttgttcgcattttagttatttgcaaatatgagcgagataaattgtggtacatagagataataagatgaaatagaggtatgtaattagtcattttgaGAATAaactacaatggagaaattttttatttatatgttatgtttgagcttaATAAttgtggaaaaaaatataatgtgcatagtttagtcatttgcaaatatgagctaaataaattgtggtacatagagatggctactgctgctggagatagtggcgatggtggaggTGATCGTTGTTCCTCTCGCGGTatggggaaaatcatagttggcttTCATGATAAGTCGAAGAAAAagagcacgtgggagagagcaatgctttgttatttggaaagatgtcatgaagatgttgttgcggTGGGTCAGGAAtatccttttggtggtcgttatgctccacaaCCAGTTTCGGGAATTTCAGGTCCACTAAGTACTATCATCGTAGGAGGTAAAAATAAATCACaagatgaggttgggtcagtgaaaccttcatcttcaccgtccaaggatgttTAAAATCCTCATAGATAGTACTCAATGGATGGTTTattgtagtgtatcatgttgtttgggtctgaaatttaaatttgtgtaatTCTATCTAaattttcagcaacatttgagtttaacgaaatttgtatcatgtttgttatgtttcatgtataattctgtggatgatcagaatatctttggttcggtaatactttgtaaatggatcggcaatggatgtacaacgtggATAAACGCTCCATAGAGTACATTAACGGCTTGCGTGGtttttctcgatctggcagagTTCAACAAGTCGCCCTCTGGTTTCATTTCTTGTCCATACTGAATTTACAAAAATGAGAACGATTACTCATCCACAAAGATTATTCATGCGTATATATACAGTtcgggattcatgcctaactattcaTTTGGAACAAGCTCGggaaaagaggagttatgatggaagatgataaTGAAAAAGATGATAACTACATTACTGACTGGATTCAATGAGGTACCTTTACAGATGCTGCAACGGGCGAGGCTAAAGAAGAGATGGTTGAAGAAGAAGGTCGTActgatgatctaggtcaggtggtGCGAGATGTAAAGAAGACTacaagaatgtgaaggagtaaaaaaaatttgagcgtatgttagatggtcataagaaattattgtacccagattgcaaacaggggcacaaaaagttgggtaccacactagaaatgctgcaatggaaggcaaaaaaatgAAGTTTCTAATAAGAGTTTTCATGAGTATGAAAATCATAACAAAATGCTTCCCGAGGGAAACGAATTGCCGTTCTCAACATACGAAacgaaaaaggttgtttgccatCTAGGTTTGGAGGTACATAAGATACATacatgtcctaatgattgtatcctctatcacgGTGAGAAATACGAGAAATTTGAAGCTTGTTCTGTGTGCGAAGCACTGCGTTATAAGATCAAGTGAGATGATCCCGgcgatgttgaggggcaggccagcaagaagaaagttcatacgaaggtaatgtggtattttcctgtaGTACCACCCTTGAAGAATTTGtttagaaacaaggcacatgcaaatttgatgtgttggcacaaaaaagaatgtaagcaagatgaaatgattagatcccttgaaagagcatttagGCCCCTAGTGGGTTTCGGTGAGTTGAATGACATTGTGATTAAAggtctaatgaacttgttaaGTCTATAAGCAGGTATAATGCTATTGATGAATAATCTTTGTGGGAAAAATTGTTTTAAATGGCTCATATAATGAAAAGAACAAGTATGG from Setaria italica strain Yugu1 chromosome II, Setaria_italica_v2.0, whole genome shotgun sequence encodes the following:
- the LOC101754653 gene encoding probable WRKY transcription factor 12; translation: MEGSSQFETCLPSLFSPRAVPPPSPLAPLPNQHKLLQMPLFQEQGGTHGVMLSSDDHHHGGLYPLLLPGIPFCSSGAGAGEKPASFVVLDAGEAAGTSAAKAAGEIASTTTATNLHGSSSWWKGSAAAAGEKGRMKVRRKMREPRFCFQTRSDVDVLDDGYKWRKYGQKVVKNSLHPRSYYRCTHSNCRVKKRVERLSEDCRMVITTYEGRHTHTPCSDDADGAGDHTGSCAFTSL